A genome region from Prinia subflava isolate CZ2003 ecotype Zambia chromosome 12, Cam_Psub_1.2, whole genome shotgun sequence includes the following:
- the NARF gene encoding nuclear prelamin A recognition factor isoform X1 gives MGLGRGWQWGSLPAYVRRRRSAMSPAGAAGAGPGEAAEEAVPPRPLCGHSTAPAAAPAARTARQPRQGRAAPAAPQMKCENCTKKECSKKQKNDDTQSTSVDALSSNDGSEEKNEFDTLANAKILLSDCLACDSCMTLEEGARVFQQNQKKFFRILNLNKKCDTSKHKVLAVSLCPQSLPYFAAKFNLSVNEAAKRLCGFLKSLGVHYVFDTTIAADFSILESQREFVQRYQRRNQEEHALPMFASACPGWIRYAERVLTNLVTSHICTAKSPQQIMGSLVKGYFARQQNLSPDKIFHVVVAPCYDKKLEALREDFYTALYNSPEVDCVLTSGEIVQIMEQKNVSMKDVAEVAVDSLFDDLKEGDVVRHEGKRSDGYLEHIFKHAAKELFGVDVKEITYKALKNKDFQEVTLEKDGETVLRFAAAYGFRNIQNMVLKLKKGKFLYHFVEVLACPGGCLNGKGQAQTEDGKPDRALLAQMEEVYTTIPVRLPETNLHVQRVYQDWLEGMDSRKVQDTLHTTYSAVNQGTSSLDIKW, from the exons ATGGGATTGGGACGGGGATGGCAATGGGGGAGTCTCCCCGCGTACGTGCGGCGGCGCAGGTCCGCAATGAGCCCGGCGggcgcggccggggccgggccgggggaggcGGCGGAGGAGGCGGTGCCGCCCCGCCCGCTCTGcggccacagcacagccccggcgGCAG ccccggcggccAGGACCGCTCGGCAACCGCGCCAGGGCCGGGCTGCGCCGGCCGCGCCGCAAATGAAGTGCGAGAACTGCACCAAAAAG gaatgcagtaaaaaacagaaaaatgatgATACGCAAAGTACATCTGTTGATGCATTGAGTTCAAATGATGGCTCTGAAGAG AAAAATGAGTTTGATACATTGGCTAATGCTAAAATACTCCTTAGCGACTGCCTAGCTTGTGACAGTTGCATGACACTGGAAGAAGGAGCCAGAGTTTTCCAGCAGaatcagaagaaattctttcgTATTCTCAACCTTAATAAG AAATGTGATACCTCAAAACACAAAGTGTTGGCAGTGTCTCTGTGCCCTCAGTCATTGCCTTATTTTGCTGCTAAATTCAATCTCTCTGTGAATGAAGCAGCCAAGAGACTCTGTGGTTTCCTCAAAAGTCTTG GGGTGCATTATGTATTTGACACCACTATAGCTGCAGATTTCAGTATCCTGGAGAGCCAGAGGGAATTTGTGCAGCGGTACCAACGGAGGAACCAGGAGGAACATGCCTTACCAATGTTTGCCTCTGCTTGCCCTG GTTGGATCCGATATGCTGAAAGGGTACTCACCAACCTGGTCACCTCTCACATTTGCACTGCAAAGTCTCCACAGCAGATCATGGGCTCCCTAGTAAAGGGCTACTTTGCCAGGCAGCAG AACCTGTCTCCTGATAAAATTTTCCATGTAGTCGTGGCACCTTGTTATGACAAAAAGCTGGAAGCCTTGAGGGAAGATTTCTACACTGCCTTGTATAATTCACCAGAAGTTGATTGTGTCCTGACATCAG GTGAAATTGTCCAAATAATGGAACAGAAAAACGTGTCTATGAAAGATGTGGCTGAAGTAGCTGTAGATAGTTT GTTTGATGACCTAAAGGAGGGAGATGTAGTAAGGCACGAGGGGAAGAGATCTGATGGGTACCTGGAGCACATTTTTAAGCATGCTGCAAAGGAGCTTTTTGGCGTGGACGTCAAAGAGATAACCTACAAAGCATTAAA GAACAAGGACTTTCAAGAAGTTACCCTTGAAAAGGATGGGGAGACAGTGCTGCGTTTTGCAGCAGCTTATGGCTTTAGAAATATCCAAAACATGGTCCTAAAgttgaaaaaaggaaagtttttgTACCATTTTGTAGAAGTCCTTGCCTGCCCAGGAG ggtGCCTCAATGGGAAGGGGCAGGCCCAGACTGAGGATGGCAAACCAGACAGAGCCCTGCTTGCCCAGATGGAGGAGGTGTACACCACGATTCCCGTGCGGCTGCCAGAAACCAACCTGCACGTGCAGAGGGTGTACCAGGACTGGCTGGAGGGCATGGACTCCAGGAAGGTGCAGGACACTCTGCACACCACCTACAGTGCAGTGAACCAAGGCACGAGCAGCTTGGATATCAAATGGTAA
- the LOC134556911 gene encoding cytochrome b-245 chaperone 1 yields the protein MYMLVEKRTNSHLHLKRSPGIRSWSLCVGIASIGLAAAYYSADSLAWKLFYMAGCFFVAAQNLEQWEEAIFDKNKGTICLKTFNLYKKILTLSKGGNEQVVAVLNEIRDVNVEEEPVRYFGKGYLVVLRFVTGFSHPLTQSAVLGCRSDVEAVAKLITSFLELDRVETPQDFSQSSETEASDADEPQAKY from the exons ATGTACATGTTGGTTGAAAAACGCACAAATTCCCATCTTCATCTAAAGAGGTCACCTGGCATCCGATCCTGGTCTCTCTGCGTTG GAATAGCCTCCATAGGTTTGGCTGCTGCTTATTATAGTGCAG ACAGCTTAGCATGGAAACTCTTCTACATGGCCGGGTGTTTCTTTGTGGCAGCCCAGAATCTGGAGCAGTGGGAG GAAGCTATATTTGATAAGAACAAGGGAACAATCTGCCTAAAAACATTCAATCTCTACAAAAAAATACTGACCTTATCAAAAGGAGGCAATGAACAAG tggtggctgtgctgAACGAGATCCGCGACGTGAACGTGGAGGAGGAGCCCGTGCGCTATTTCGGGAAGGGCTACCTGGTGGTGCTGCGCTTCGTCACGGGGTTCTCACACCCGCTCACCCAGAGCGCCGTGCTGGGCTGCAGAAG TGATGTGGAAGCAGTTGCCAAACTCATCACGAGTTTTCTGGAACTGGACAGAGTAGAGACCCCAcaagatttctcccagagcAGCGAAACAGAGGCAAGTGATGCAGATGAACCACAGGCTAAATACTGA
- the NARF gene encoding nuclear prelamin A recognition factor isoform X2: protein MKCENCTKKECSKKQKNDDTQSTSVDALSSNDGSEEKNEFDTLANAKILLSDCLACDSCMTLEEGARVFQQNQKKFFRILNLNKKCDTSKHKVLAVSLCPQSLPYFAAKFNLSVNEAAKRLCGFLKSLGVHYVFDTTIAADFSILESQREFVQRYQRRNQEEHALPMFASACPGWIRYAERVLTNLVTSHICTAKSPQQIMGSLVKGYFARQQNLSPDKIFHVVVAPCYDKKLEALREDFYTALYNSPEVDCVLTSGEIVQIMEQKNVSMKDVAEVAVDSLFDDLKEGDVVRHEGKRSDGYLEHIFKHAAKELFGVDVKEITYKALKNKDFQEVTLEKDGETVLRFAAAYGFRNIQNMVLKLKKGKFLYHFVEVLACPGGCLNGKGQAQTEDGKPDRALLAQMEEVYTTIPVRLPETNLHVQRVYQDWLEGMDSRKVQDTLHTTYSAVNQGTSSLDIKW from the exons ATGAAGTGCGAGAACTGCACCAAAAAG gaatgcagtaaaaaacagaaaaatgatgATACGCAAAGTACATCTGTTGATGCATTGAGTTCAAATGATGGCTCTGAAGAG AAAAATGAGTTTGATACATTGGCTAATGCTAAAATACTCCTTAGCGACTGCCTAGCTTGTGACAGTTGCATGACACTGGAAGAAGGAGCCAGAGTTTTCCAGCAGaatcagaagaaattctttcgTATTCTCAACCTTAATAAG AAATGTGATACCTCAAAACACAAAGTGTTGGCAGTGTCTCTGTGCCCTCAGTCATTGCCTTATTTTGCTGCTAAATTCAATCTCTCTGTGAATGAAGCAGCCAAGAGACTCTGTGGTTTCCTCAAAAGTCTTG GGGTGCATTATGTATTTGACACCACTATAGCTGCAGATTTCAGTATCCTGGAGAGCCAGAGGGAATTTGTGCAGCGGTACCAACGGAGGAACCAGGAGGAACATGCCTTACCAATGTTTGCCTCTGCTTGCCCTG GTTGGATCCGATATGCTGAAAGGGTACTCACCAACCTGGTCACCTCTCACATTTGCACTGCAAAGTCTCCACAGCAGATCATGGGCTCCCTAGTAAAGGGCTACTTTGCCAGGCAGCAG AACCTGTCTCCTGATAAAATTTTCCATGTAGTCGTGGCACCTTGTTATGACAAAAAGCTGGAAGCCTTGAGGGAAGATTTCTACACTGCCTTGTATAATTCACCAGAAGTTGATTGTGTCCTGACATCAG GTGAAATTGTCCAAATAATGGAACAGAAAAACGTGTCTATGAAAGATGTGGCTGAAGTAGCTGTAGATAGTTT GTTTGATGACCTAAAGGAGGGAGATGTAGTAAGGCACGAGGGGAAGAGATCTGATGGGTACCTGGAGCACATTTTTAAGCATGCTGCAAAGGAGCTTTTTGGCGTGGACGTCAAAGAGATAACCTACAAAGCATTAAA GAACAAGGACTTTCAAGAAGTTACCCTTGAAAAGGATGGGGAGACAGTGCTGCGTTTTGCAGCAGCTTATGGCTTTAGAAATATCCAAAACATGGTCCTAAAgttgaaaaaaggaaagtttttgTACCATTTTGTAGAAGTCCTTGCCTGCCCAGGAG ggtGCCTCAATGGGAAGGGGCAGGCCCAGACTGAGGATGGCAAACCAGACAGAGCCCTGCTTGCCCAGATGGAGGAGGTGTACACCACGATTCCCGTGCGGCTGCCAGAAACCAACCTGCACGTGCAGAGGGTGTACCAGGACTGGCTGGAGGGCATGGACTCCAGGAAGGTGCAGGACACTCTGCACACCACCTACAGTGCAGTGAACCAAGGCACGAGCAGCTTGGATATCAAATGGTAA